Genomic segment of Polycladomyces abyssicola:
GCGGGATGGTTGACCGTGCATGTGTGTGGGAAATCTGCGGTCGATTGGGTTCGTGTACGGCTGTTTCGAACAACGCGTTGATCAGGATGGGGAGGTTTTGATTGGATGATGCAAGGGCTGATGCGTTTGGATCTGTATACGTGGGCGGTGATCATCGGTGTGTTGGCCGGTTTTGTGACACGACTCCTCATGTTGCGGACGGATTATCGACACTACCCCACATACCCGCACGGGCACGTGATGCATTTGTCGTTGGGGCTGATCGCCGCTGGTATGGGTGCAGTTGCTGTCCCCGCATTGTTGGACCGCAACTATACGGCCATCACGTTTTTGGCCCTGGCAGCACAACAATTTCGCGAAGTACGCAACATGGAACGTGAAACAATGTCCAAACTGGATCATATGGAACTGGTGCCTCGTGGTGCTTCTTATATCGAGGGAATCGCCATGGTATTTGAGGGGCGAAACTATTTAGTCATTTTTTCTTCGTTTATCACTTCCCTTGCCGTGGTGATCAGCCATCGCTGGTACGGTGGCGTAATCACGGGATTGGTCATGATCCTCGCGGCAGCCCGACTGCGCACGGGGAAAGTCCTGCGGGAAATTGCTGAAATCCGCCTCGGAAACTTGCGTTGGGAGGGGGCTAACCTGTTTGTGGACGACATTCATTTGATGAACGTGGGACTGAAAAAGGATCGGGAAAGGATTGAACAACACGGGGTGGGTGTGGTGGTTCGGCCGTTGGATGGCGTTAGTGTGGTTACCTTGGCCAACCTGGGACAACGACAGGCGATTCTACACGATGTTTCGGCCAGACTGGGGGTCTACCGCGATACCGGGGATGCCGGATTGGTACCGATCGCCAAACGAAAGCTGGATGACGGACGATTAGGAATTTTGGTGTTACCGCATGAAAAGGATGAGCAAAAAATCCTCGAGGCCGTGGCTCGTGTACCCGTACTGGAAAGTGCCATCCGTATGCCGGCAGAGACCCAGCATCGCAACACTTCGTCGGTCAGGAGGGGATAGTCATGATCGATATCACCATTGCGCAATCGATATTGGCTGTTGTTTCCTGTAAACCTAACCGTATAGGCAATGGCGCGGTTCCCGTATTTTTGGCACAATCAACAGAAGAGGTGCAGAAGTTGGGTGCGACTCTGGGCCAAATATTGGACGGGATGGTACATGAACTGGAGCCGGAGACCATCATCGTCGTGAAGCATTCGTGAAAAGAAGGATTTATCTCAGTGAGGATGACGGAGCTGCTGCGTTGGTGGCGGCTTATGGGGATTCCCATCGCTGGCAGAAAGATGGGGTACCGGCGGACGTCGTAACATGGGGACGAAAAACAGGCATGGATTGGGCACAGGTGGGCCGGTTGTGGCCCGCCGGTTCGAGTGAGGATGGTCATGCTTTGTTTTTCGGGGGTGTCAGACAAAACGGAAAGATCGTGGAGAGGGCACTCCATTATTTCCTGCCGCTGGTCGGATCTTCTCCGCTTGACTGGGAAATGATCCTTTTGACATCCCGCAGTCCACGTGTGCGGTCATGGCGGGAGCTGGAAAAACAAGTGCAGCGCCTGTTTCCGCAAGTGGCAAAGGAGCTGAAACGGTGAACATCATCTACCATTGTTACGGCAGTG
This window contains:
- a CDS encoding YIEGIA family protein, whose protein sequence is MMQGLMRLDLYTWAVIIGVLAGFVTRLLMLRTDYRHYPTYPHGHVMHLSLGLIAAGMGAVAVPALLDRNYTAITFLALAAQQFREVRNMERETMSKLDHMELVPRGASYIEGIAMVFEGRNYLVIFSSFITSLAVVISHRWYGGVITGLVMILAAARLRTGKVLREIAEIRLGNLRWEGANLFVDDIHLMNVGLKKDRERIEQHGVGVVVRPLDGVSVVTLANLGQRQAILHDVSARLGVYRDTGDAGLVPIAKRKLDDGRLGILVLPHEKDEQKILEAVARVPVLESAIRMPAETQHRNTSSVRRG
- a CDS encoding capping complex subunit for YIEGIA — encoded protein: MIDITIAQSILAVVSCKPNRIGNGAVPVFLAQSTEEVQKLGATLGQILDGMVHELEPETIIVVKHS